A window from Luteolibacter flavescens encodes these proteins:
- a CDS encoding SPFH domain-containing protein, with the protein MNTQLALNLLAVNSGNFGLIFTLGLVALIVVALLKTARIVPQRQAYVVERLGKYHKTLEAGFHITVPIIDRVAYKHSLKEVAMDVPPQFCITKDNIAIEIDGLLYMQVLDAKLASYGIENYYYAASQLAQTTLRSEIGKLELDKTFEERDTINAAVIQALDKASEPWGLKITRYEIANIKPPQSVQDALEKQMRAERERRAQIALSEGQREAQINVAEGQKQEVIKQSEAKKLSQINEAEGKAREIELLANATAEGIVRIAHAIQEPGGKDAVNLRIAEQYVTQFGNLAKETNTMILPQNLSDIGGTVAALAKVLDTSRGNVIATNPLAGNPNPPPLR; encoded by the coding sequence ATGAATACCCAACTGGCCCTCAACCTCCTCGCCGTGAACAGCGGCAACTTCGGACTGATCTTCACCCTCGGCCTGGTCGCACTGATCGTGGTCGCGCTGCTGAAAACCGCCCGCATCGTTCCCCAGCGCCAGGCCTACGTGGTCGAGAGGCTCGGCAAGTATCACAAGACGCTCGAGGCGGGCTTTCACATCACCGTGCCGATCATCGACCGCGTGGCCTACAAGCACTCGCTGAAGGAAGTGGCGATGGATGTGCCGCCGCAGTTTTGTATCACGAAGGACAACATCGCCATCGAGATCGACGGCCTGCTCTACATGCAGGTGCTGGATGCGAAGCTCGCATCCTACGGCATCGAGAACTACTACTACGCCGCGAGCCAGCTCGCCCAGACGACGCTGCGATCGGAGATCGGCAAGCTGGAACTCGACAAGACCTTCGAGGAGCGCGACACGATCAATGCTGCGGTGATCCAGGCGCTCGACAAGGCGTCCGAGCCGTGGGGCCTGAAAATCACGCGCTACGAGATCGCGAACATCAAGCCGCCGCAGTCCGTGCAGGACGCGCTGGAGAAGCAGATGCGTGCCGAGCGCGAACGCCGTGCGCAGATCGCCCTTTCCGAAGGTCAGCGCGAGGCGCAGATCAACGTGGCCGAAGGCCAGAAGCAGGAAGTCATCAAGCAATCCGAGGCGAAGAAGCTCAGCCAGATCAACGAGGCCGAGGGCAAGGCCCGCGAGATCGAGCTGCTGGCAAATGCCACCGCCGAGGGAATCGTCCGCATCGCCCACGCCATCCAGGAGCCCGGCGGCAAGGACGCCGTGAACCTCCGCATCGCGGAGCAGTACGTGACGCAATTCGGCAACCTCGCGAAGGAGACCAACACGATGATCCTGCCGCAGAATCTCAGCGACATCGGCGGCACCGTCGCCGCCCTCGCCAAGGTGCTCGACACCAGCCGCGGAAACGTGATCGCCACCAATCCGCTCGCCGGAAACCCGAATCCCC
- a CDS encoding NfeD family protein, whose protein sequence is MPIDPEIVWLIAGVLLILAEFFAPGVVMVFFGAGAIATSVTTWLGLTPGLGSQAATFAITSLLLLFTLRRFVKKWFVGHSANGGGMADDDFTGREARVIAHLPGRGEDGLIEIKGSNWKARSEAPVATGETVIIERREGLTFHVRPRF, encoded by the coding sequence ATGCCCATAGATCCGGAAATCGTCTGGCTGATCGCCGGTGTCCTATTGATCCTCGCGGAATTTTTCGCGCCTGGAGTAGTGATGGTGTTCTTCGGCGCAGGCGCGATTGCCACCTCGGTGACCACCTGGCTGGGTCTGACGCCGGGGCTGGGCTCGCAGGCGGCGACCTTCGCGATCACCTCCCTGTTGCTGCTTTTCACCCTGCGCCGCTTCGTGAAGAAGTGGTTCGTGGGTCACTCGGCGAATGGCGGCGGCATGGCCGATGACGACTTCACCGGTCGAGAGGCACGTGTGATCGCCCATCTCCCGGGCCGCGGCGAAGACGGTCTCATCGAGATCAAGGGCTCGAATTGGAAAGCCCGCTCCGAAGCTCCCGTCGCCACCGGAGAGACCGTCATCATCGAGCGCCGCGAAGGCCTCACCTTCCACGTCCGCCCCCGCTTCTGA
- a CDS encoding thiamine pyrophosphate-binding protein — protein MTTWQTACSILESCLARGVREFVVCAGARNAALVEVLARAEAAGLARVWRHFEERSAGFFALGRTMATGEACAVVTTSGTAVAELLPAVIEAYYQGRPLLALTADRPERFRGTGAPQAISQPGIFGEHAGSGDVTEWNHRGPWHWNVELEEDFQPGEWTPPQPVENFRPPLPNYSVAVLARWLREDLYRGLVVMIGDLEPEDHETVFHFCLDLGAPVAVEATSGLREALGQLALPDPDRMLKDRPPGKILRLGGVPSGRFWRDLEDLPDTEIWNITRTGFPGLARKCDTITSPVGRVIQGLGDVENAGDALDYFHRTSRRAGEIDDLLEAYPDSEPGLLRVLSSYASTGSSLYLGNSMPIREWNLFAQRDKPVTDVRANRGANGIDGQLSTWLGWTADVEDSWCLVGDLTALYDLAAPAWLGQIETKGRVFVVVNNGGGQIFSRLPRLDAMSDRAKDLMLNPHDVRLDGWAAMWGMRYLKITNEDGFDALEPGDVSLLVEVIPDAGETKEFWKAWDAR, from the coding sequence GTGACCACTTGGCAAACCGCCTGCTCGATCCTTGAAAGCTGCCTCGCCCGCGGCGTCCGTGAATTCGTCGTCTGCGCCGGAGCGCGGAATGCGGCGTTGGTGGAGGTGTTGGCGCGGGCCGAGGCGGCGGGGCTGGCGCGCGTGTGGCGGCATTTCGAGGAAAGGAGCGCGGGGTTTTTCGCGCTCGGGCGCACCATGGCCACGGGCGAGGCCTGCGCGGTGGTCACCACCAGCGGCACGGCGGTCGCTGAGCTGCTGCCCGCGGTGATCGAGGCGTATTACCAGGGCCGGCCGCTGCTCGCGCTCACGGCGGACCGTCCGGAGCGCTTCCGCGGCACCGGGGCACCGCAGGCGATTTCCCAGCCGGGTATCTTTGGCGAGCATGCGGGGAGTGGCGATGTGACCGAGTGGAACCACCGCGGTCCGTGGCACTGGAATGTGGAGCTGGAGGAGGACTTCCAGCCCGGCGAATGGACGCCGCCGCAGCCGGTCGAGAATTTCCGCCCGCCGCTGCCGAATTACTCTGTCGCCGTTCTCGCCCGCTGGCTGCGCGAGGATCTCTACCGCGGGCTCGTGGTGATGATCGGCGATCTGGAGCCGGAGGATCACGAGACCGTTTTCCACTTCTGCCTGGACCTCGGCGCGCCCGTCGCGGTGGAGGCCACCAGCGGCTTGCGCGAGGCGCTCGGCCAGCTCGCCCTGCCGGATCCGGACCGCATGCTGAAGGATCGCCCACCGGGGAAGATCCTGCGCCTCGGCGGCGTGCCGAGCGGGCGCTTCTGGCGGGACCTGGAGGACCTGCCTGACACGGAGATTTGGAACATCACGCGCACCGGCTTCCCGGGACTTGCGCGGAAGTGCGATACCATCACCTCGCCCGTGGGCCGTGTGATCCAGGGCCTCGGCGACGTGGAAAATGCGGGCGACGCGCTCGACTACTTCCATCGTACTTCGCGCCGCGCCGGGGAGATCGATGACCTGCTGGAAGCCTATCCGGACAGCGAGCCGGGCCTGCTGCGCGTGCTGTCTTCCTACGCCTCCACGGGCTCGTCGCTGTATCTCGGGAACAGCATGCCCATCCGCGAGTGGAATCTCTTTGCCCAGCGCGACAAGCCCGTCACGGACGTGCGGGCGAACCGGGGTGCGAACGGTATCGATGGCCAGCTTTCCACCTGGCTGGGCTGGACGGCGGACGTCGAGGACTCGTGGTGCCTCGTGGGGGACCTGACCGCGCTCTACGACCTCGCCGCGCCGGCATGGCTTGGCCAGATCGAGACAAAGGGCCGTGTCTTCGTGGTGGTGAACAACGGCGGCGGCCAGATCTTCTCCCGCCTGCCGCGTCTCGATGCGATGAGCGACCGGGCGAAGGACCTCATGCTGAATCCCCACGACGTGCGCCTCGATGGCTGGGCCGCGATGTGGGGCATGCGCTACCTGAAGATCACGAATGAAGACGGCTTCGACGCGCTGGAGCCGGGCGACGTTTCATTGCTCGTCGAGGTCATCCCGGATGCGGGCGAGACAAAGGAATTCTGGAAGGCGTGGGATGCCAGGTAG
- a CDS encoding arsenate reductase family protein, with protein MLTVYAYQNCDTCRKALKWLKAEGISHEVKAIRETPPAPAELHAAIKALGGELRPLFNTAGGDYRELGMKDKLPTMTADEAVALLSKNGNLVKRPFVIGEGVVLTGFKEDEWRKALK; from the coding sequence ATGTTGACCGTGTATGCCTACCAGAACTGTGACACCTGCCGGAAGGCGCTGAAGTGGCTGAAGGCGGAGGGCATCTCGCACGAGGTGAAGGCGATCCGCGAGACGCCGCCGGCTCCTGCCGAGCTGCACGCTGCCATCAAGGCCCTCGGCGGCGAACTCCGCCCGCTCTTCAATACTGCCGGTGGCGACTACCGCGAGCTGGGCATGAAGGACAAGCTGCCCACCATGACCGCGGATGAAGCCGTCGCGCTGCTCTCGAAGAATGGCAATCTCGTGAAGCGGCCCTTCGTCATCGGCGAGGGCGTGGTGCTCACCGGCTTCAAGGAAGACGAGTGGCGGAAGGCGCTGAAGTAG
- a CDS encoding phosphatidylinositol-specific phospholipase C1-like protein → MRLSLLACLLPTLAMASPRLNEIQALGSHNSYHLAPPPALLGTLKTFNKNAEAWNYSHPPLAKQLDLGIRQFELDIFLDEKGGLFADPLGLKLAKLRNTKLPPHDPDGLWKKPGTKVLHVPDVDCWSNTPLLTGGLAEMLAWSDKHPRHLPVMILLECKDQPQPPLPTKPETFTRERLLGLEKEILSVIPASRILRPDDVRGTSATLREAVMKSGWPEVDSLRGKFIFCLDNTDVIRKRYLEENPSLEGRLIFASAPEEDHPAAGWFKCNDPVREFDKIQRLVKAGFLVRTRANVNKPSDKMRDKAFASGAQWVSTDYFTGADKISFERNRLVRGNPVLEKDGEKLEP, encoded by the coding sequence ATGCGTCTCAGCCTCCTCGCCTGCCTGCTCCCCACCCTCGCCATGGCCTCGCCACGGCTGAATGAGATCCAGGCGCTGGGCAGCCACAATTCCTACCACCTCGCTCCTCCCCCGGCACTGCTCGGCACGCTGAAGACCTTCAACAAGAACGCCGAGGCGTGGAACTACTCTCACCCGCCCTTGGCAAAGCAGCTCGACCTCGGCATCCGCCAATTCGAGCTCGATATCTTCCTCGATGAAAAGGGCGGCCTCTTCGCCGATCCCCTGGGCCTGAAGCTCGCCAAGCTGCGCAATACGAAGCTGCCGCCGCACGACCCGGACGGCCTGTGGAAGAAGCCCGGCACGAAGGTGCTGCACGTGCCCGACGTGGACTGCTGGAGCAATACCCCGCTGCTGACCGGCGGGCTGGCGGAGATGCTCGCGTGGTCGGACAAGCACCCGCGCCACCTGCCCGTGATGATCCTGCTGGAGTGCAAGGACCAGCCGCAACCGCCGCTGCCGACGAAGCCGGAGACCTTCACCCGCGAGCGCCTGCTCGGCCTCGAAAAGGAGATCCTCTCGGTGATCCCCGCCAGCCGCATCCTGCGCCCGGACGACGTGCGCGGCACCAGCGCCACGCTACGCGAGGCGGTGATGAAAAGCGGCTGGCCCGAGGTGGACAGCCTGCGCGGGAAATTCATCTTCTGCCTCGATAACACCGACGTGATCCGCAAGCGCTACCTGGAGGAAAATCCATCGCTCGAAGGCCGCCTGATCTTCGCCAGCGCTCCGGAGGAGGACCATCCCGCCGCTGGGTGGTTCAAGTGCAACGACCCCGTGCGCGAGTTCGACAAGATCCAGCGCCTCGTCAAGGCGGGCTTCCTCGTCCGCACGCGCGCGAACGTGAACAAGCCCTCCGACAAGATGCGCGACAAGGCCTTCGCGAGCGGGGCCCAGTGGGTGAGCACCGACTACTTCACCGGGGCGGACAAGATCTCCTTCGAGCGCAACCGTCTGGTCCGCGGAAATCCCGTGCTGGAGAAGGACGGGGAGAAGCTCGAGCCGTGA
- a CDS encoding c-type cytochrome, whose product MKPSFPLLAVLSLSLAGPSAAASPFFDPAVPVHATPVNAGSAGVIARGLLVRTGGDGWVVFDQDLLRPALWFHAPEGKPPVSLAMMSQASWEKATQKGGVKPPVPAAPGLAMTPELPGVAGNADDLLKDPRPTYGNDPGRGGLEGTGRRFLGYHLAGDAGVLSYQCGGLVVREWYDGNSSNLSRHLSVAAGGEMLFLVAAGDFEVKGATATSPALQVSGNHPGLKLEAREGHLFARLAASKGDRRVTLNYGKDRTSSTSPTPAPPAAYAPRWKQGIDTRITEATRSGPGWALDRIALPEGNPWKRRVRPADIVFLSPEKAAVVTFEGDVWRLDLGGARVRWTRIAAGLCEPLSIEQVKGVVQVHTRNGLVRLRDLNGDGETDFYENHSSLLVQTAGLRGYPLDMEVDAEGNTWCSTGGIVTDDKTLTNRPAPGPHTGAILKISADGTKIDVIGKHAREPFFGRDPVTGHLAMSEQQGHWQPSSASYPVPEGASFGFGYADDSKITPPAVWIPHDQDTSSSSPMWLRGTAFKGWEGGLLQLSYGTGRLFLVRHGEGWPAREGAVIPLGIETGIPVLHARTHPVDGSIWLAGFRIYDSRAPELEALARLRPTGEPLAAPVDARVVKEGVVISFDAPLDPASVTPDAVQAKEWQYRRSGGYGSPRFKRDGTQGVDPVPTGGTFLSKDGKSAFIHIPELKPTMQLEVSHRFHLKGGKDDARSVFFTVAAPSPAVWDALGFDTPRLDAAAASVHGGAAANATPTVELGKDLSTRYGCIACHSLDGTKEGHSGPSWKGLYGSERRLTQGPPRKADDAYLIESMVDPGKAIVEGYALGMGSYAGVLSDAEMQSIVLFIKSLE is encoded by the coding sequence ATGAAACCCTCCTTCCCGCTGCTCGCCGTGCTGTCGCTTTCGCTGGCGGGCCCGTCGGCTGCGGCGTCGCCATTCTTCGATCCCGCGGTGCCGGTCCACGCCACGCCGGTGAATGCCGGATCGGCCGGGGTGATCGCGCGCGGCCTGCTGGTCCGCACCGGCGGGGATGGCTGGGTGGTCTTTGACCAGGACCTGCTGCGGCCCGCGCTGTGGTTCCACGCGCCGGAGGGAAAGCCGCCGGTCTCGCTCGCGATGATGTCCCAGGCCTCGTGGGAAAAGGCGACGCAGAAGGGCGGGGTGAAGCCGCCGGTGCCTGCCGCACCCGGGCTGGCGATGACGCCGGAGCTGCCGGGTGTCGCGGGGAATGCCGATGATCTCCTGAAGGATCCGCGTCCCACTTACGGCAACGATCCCGGCCGGGGCGGGCTGGAAGGCACGGGCCGCCGCTTCCTCGGCTACCACCTCGCGGGAGATGCCGGGGTGCTTTCCTACCAGTGCGGCGGGTTGGTGGTGCGCGAGTGGTACGATGGGAATAGTAGCAATCTCAGCCGCCATCTCTCGGTCGCGGCGGGTGGGGAAATGCTCTTTCTGGTGGCGGCGGGTGATTTCGAGGTGAAGGGTGCGACCGCCACCTCGCCCGCGCTCCAGGTCTCCGGCAATCACCCCGGCCTGAAGCTGGAGGCGCGCGAAGGCCACCTTTTCGCCCGGCTCGCGGCATCGAAAGGGGACAGGCGCGTGACGCTGAACTACGGGAAAGATCGTACCAGCTCCACGAGTCCGACGCCCGCTCCACCGGCAGCCTACGCGCCGCGCTGGAAGCAGGGCATCGACACGCGCATCACGGAGGCCACCCGCAGCGGACCAGGCTGGGCGCTGGACCGGATCGCACTGCCGGAGGGGAATCCGTGGAAGCGCCGCGTGCGCCCGGCGGACATCGTTTTCCTGTCCCCGGAGAAGGCCGCGGTGGTCACCTTCGAGGGGGATGTCTGGCGGTTGGATCTCGGCGGGGCGCGGGTCCGCTGGACACGCATTGCCGCCGGGTTATGCGAACCGCTTTCGATCGAGCAGGTGAAGGGCGTCGTGCAGGTCCACACCCGCAACGGCCTCGTCCGCCTGCGCGACCTGAACGGCGACGGCGAGACGGACTTCTACGAGAATCATAGTAGCTTGCTCGTCCAGACCGCGGGCCTGCGCGGCTACCCGCTCGACATGGAGGTGGACGCGGAGGGGAACACGTGGTGCTCCACCGGCGGCATCGTCACCGATGACAAGACGCTCACGAACAGACCCGCGCCGGGACCCCACACCGGGGCAATCCTCAAGATCTCGGCGGACGGGACGAAGATCGACGTGATCGGGAAACACGCGCGCGAGCCATTCTTCGGCCGGGATCCTGTGACGGGCCACCTCGCGATGTCCGAGCAGCAGGGGCATTGGCAGCCATCCTCCGCCAGCTACCCGGTGCCGGAGGGCGCGTCCTTCGGTTTCGGCTACGCGGATGATTCGAAGATCACGCCGCCCGCGGTGTGGATCCCGCACGATCAGGACACGTCATCCTCCTCGCCGATGTGGCTGCGCGGCACCGCCTTCAAGGGCTGGGAGGGCGGACTACTACAACTCTCGTACGGAACGGGCAGGCTCTTCCTCGTGCGCCATGGCGAGGGCTGGCCGGCACGCGAGGGGGCCGTCATCCCGCTGGGGATCGAGACCGGCATCCCCGTGCTCCACGCCCGCACTCATCCGGTGGATGGCTCCATCTGGCTCGCCGGTTTCCGCATCTATGACTCGCGCGCGCCGGAGCTGGAGGCACTGGCACGGCTGCGCCCCACGGGCGAACCGCTGGCGGCCCCGGTGGATGCGCGAGTGGTGAAGGAAGGCGTGGTGATTTCCTTCGATGCCCCGCTCGATCCCGCCTCCGTGACGCCGGACGCCGTGCAGGCAAAGGAGTGGCAATACAGGCGCAGCGGCGGCTACGGCTCGCCACGCTTCAAGCGCGACGGCACGCAGGGCGTCGATCCTGTCCCGACCGGCGGCACCTTCCTCTCGAAGGATGGCAAAAGCGCCTTCATCCACATCCCGGAGCTGAAGCCGACGATGCAGCTCGAAGTCAGCCACCGCTTTCACCTGAAGGGCGGGAAGGATGACGCTCGCTCGGTTTTCTTCACCGTGGCCGCGCCTTCGCCTGCGGTGTGGGACGCGCTGGGATTTGACACGCCGAGGCTGGATGCGGCCGCGGCGAGCGTGCATGGCGGCGCGGCCGCGAATGCCACGCCGACCGTGGAGTTGGGCAAGGATCTCTCCACCCGCTACGGGTGCATCGCCTGCCACTCGCTCGATGGCACGAAGGAAGGCCACAGCGGTCCCTCGTGGAAGGGCCTCTACGGCTCGGAGCGCCGCCTGACCCAAGGGCCTCCGCGCAAGGCGGACGATGCCTATCTCATCGAGTC